AGTGCAAGCAGTCCCGTGCCGATGTCCTCCGGCAATTGTTCCGACTGGTGCCTTGCCGCAAGGTCTTCGGCTTCGGTCGAATCAATGTAATGCTGTGCGACCTTATGCAGATCGGTTACCCTCGCCTCGGGCATGTCATGGAAAACGCTCATTGCCGCGGCCTTATCCGCATCTGCCCCTTCAAGCTTCGCCAAAACGAATGCAATCAATGCCGTGCGGTGCGAGTGCTCGGCGATGCTTTCAGGATTGTCAATTCCGGCAACCCACCAGCCCGAGCGCTTCTTGTATTTCAAGGCGCCCGCCTCGAAAAAATAGTCCGCGATTTTTTTGTAGTCCGGCAATCACACCACCTTCGGGCCCCTGAAATAGCCGTCCTTTTTGTGCCTTGCGTTGGACAGCGCGTCTTCCTGTGAAAGGCTTTCCTCAACCTTGTCCTCGCGGAAAACGTTTTTAAGCGGCAAAGGCTGGAACGAAGGCTGCTCTTTTGAAACGTCGAGCGTGTCAAGCTTCGAGAATGCCTCAACGATTTCCTGCAGCTGGGGAAGGAATTTTTTCGCTTCCGCGGCGGTCAGGTTTAACCGCGCATTTTTTGCGACCTTCAGAAGAAGCGCATTGTCAACTTTCGGCTTTGGCATAGACAAAAGTGTAGCTTGAAAATGTTTAAAAACCAGAAACAGTCAGGCCTTATCCTTTTTGCCCGGAAGGCCTTCTTCGAGGTCGAGCTTTATGCTCAGCTCTTTGAGTTGCCTTGCACTGACTTCGCTTGGCGCGTTGTCCATCATTGAAATGCAGGCCTTGTTTTTCGGAAAGGCTATCACTTCGCGGATGCTTTCGTTGCCTGTAACCATTGCAACCAGCCTGTCAAGGCCGAAGGCTATTCCACCATGCGGCGGGGCGCCGTATTTGAAGGCTTCCAGCAAAAAGCCGAATTTTTTCTGCGCATCCTCCCGCGATATTTTGAGGATGTCGAAGATTTTTGACTGCAGTTCCTGCGAGTAAATCCTGAAACTGCCGCCGCCGAGCTCGACGCCGTTCACTGCAAGGTCGTACGCCATTGCCTTTGCCTTTTCCGGAGACCTGTCAAGCAAAGCTATGTCCTCTTTTCTCGGCGAAGTGAAAGGGTGGTGCATGGCATTCCACCTCTGCTCTTCCTCGCTCCACTCGAACATCGGAAAATCGGTTATCCAGACGAATTTGAAGTCATCGGGTTTCACAAGCTTCAGTTCATCGCGCAAATGCAGCCTTAACGCGGACAATGAATCGGAAACGATTTTTTCCGGCCCCGCGACAATGAGCAGGAGGTCGCCTTCCTTTGCCTGCAGTTTTTGTGCGATTGCATCCAGGATTTTTTTGTCAAAAAACTTTGAAACCTGCGAGTCCAATCCTTCCCTGGTGACCTTTGCAGTAACGAGGCCTTTTGCCTTGAAGACTTTCGCCGTTTCCTCGAGTGTTTTAAGCTGGGATTTTGAAAAGTTTGCGCAGCCGCTTGCATTGATGCCCTTCACTTTGCCGCCGTTGCGCAGAATGCTTTTGAATACCTCGAAATTGCCTTTGCCTGCTTCCTCTGAAATGTCCGCAAGCTCGAGGCCGAACCTTGTGTCCGGCTTATCGCTTCCAAACCTAGACATTGCCTCGTCAAAGGTCATGCGCGGGAAAGGCGTTTTCACGCCGATTCCGAGCGAGGTTTTCCAAACGGCTTTCACCATGCCTTCCATTATTGAAAAGAATTCCTCGCGCTCGGGAAACGACATTTCCAGGTCGATTTGCGTGAATTCCGGCTGCCTGTCCGCCCTCAAATCCTCGTCGCGGAAGCATTTTGCGACCTGGAAATAGCGGTCGAAGCCTGCAACCATCGACAACTGCTTGAACAGCTGCGGACTCTGCGGCAGGGCAAAAAACTTTCCGGCATGCACCCTGCTCGGAACAAGATAGTCGCGCGCTCCCTCCGGAGTCGACTTCGCCAGGACAGGGGTTTCGATTTCAATGAAGCCCAAAGCGTCAAAATAGTCCCTGACTGTTTTCACTACGCGGTGCCGCATAATGAGGTTTTTCTGCATTTCCGGCTTGCGCAAATCCAAATAGCGGTATTTCAGCCGCATGTCCTCGTTGACAGGAATCCTTGACTCGATCGGAAAAGGCAGTGCCTCGCTTTCGTTCAGTATTTCAACGGTGTCGGCGACGATTTCAATGCGGCCCGTCGGAATTTTCGGGTTTTCCGTGCCATTCGGCCGCTCCGCGACCGTTCCCTGCACTGAAACGACAAACTCGTCTTTCAGCTTTGCCGCAACTTCATGCGCCTTTTTGTTCACTTCGGGATTGAAGACGACCTGCGTTGTCCCGTACCTGTCGCGCACGTCAACAAAAGTGAGGCTGCCGTGGTCGCGCCTCGTTGCAATCCAGCCGTTCAAAACGACCTTCTTGCCCACGCTTTTTTCGTCAAGCCCGCCGCAGGTATGCGTCCGTTTCATGAAAATCCGACTACAATTTCTCGCAAAAAGGGCTTTTAAAGGTTTTCAGAGCGCGTGCCCGCGCGCACTAATGCCTGCGCTAAGCGAACTCCGCCATCGTCTTCTGGCCTTTCTTGGACAAGGGCCTTGCCGGAACCCCCAGCCGTCTTTGCACAAAGCCAGCGAATTCCTTTTCAAAGCCGTGCATTGTCAGAACGAGTTTCGGCGAGCATTGCTTCACGTATTCAAGCAAACCATTGAAGTCCGCGTGGTCGGACAACGGAAAAGTCTTGTCAAAAAAGCCCCTGTGCTGCCAGCCCGTGCAGAAAGCGGAAACCACTTTTTTGCCGGTTGAAAATTCCAGCGCCTGGAACAATTGCGGGCTTGCAAGCGAGGGCGGCAGGATCAGCACATTCGAGTCCTTGAGGTTGTGGTCAAGCTTCAGGTATTCACCGAGCTTGACGCCGCATTGCCCGTAAACCTCGTTGTTGCCGAAAACCGATTCGTGCACCAAAGGCGTCTGCTTCGAATAATTGTTCACGGTCGCAGTGAGTTCCTGCGCCTTGCCCGCCGCATACCCTGCCAGCACGACAAACCTGTTTTTTTCCGCGTTCTCGTCAACCCATTTTCCGATGTCCGCGTAAACCTTTTCCCTGTCGGGAAAAGAATACTGGGGCAGGCCGAAAGTCGTTTCCATCACCAGGACATCGGCCTTGAGCACTTCAGCGCCTTGCTGGATCAGGGAATCCTGAAATTTGAAATCGGATGTGAAGGCAATGCTTGAACCGTTTTCCATCAGCACCTGGCTTCCGCCGAGGATGTGGCCGGAGTTGTGCAGGCTCACTTCGAAGCCGTTTATGTCAAACTTTTTTTTGAAAGCCATTCCCTCAAGCCTTGCAGTGCCGGCTTTTTTGTAAATGTTTTTCACCAATGCAAGGGTTTCATTTGACATCAGGAAACGCGTTTTTTTGTTCAGGGAAACGTGGTCGGAATGGCAGTGTGAAATCACAGCCGTTTCCGTTTTCGGCGACCTGTGGGGGTCGATGACGAATTCCTTTCCCGGTTCTATGGCTATGCCGTTGTCGAAAACAAGCTGCATGTTGGAAGGCCTGGAAAGAATAGGCGCTTCCAAAATTTAAAGGCGACGGGCAAGGCGAAAAAAAAGCCCCGGACCGGCAGGCGCAAGAATTTAAACCAAAAAAGGCATTATTGTAACCGCTTTTGCGGGTTTTTGCATGGAATTACAGCTGTCAGAATTCGAGAACAGGCTTGTCGAAAAAATCAATGCTTTGCACGACGCAGTTTCATCCAAGGACTGGCGTTCCTTTGCCGCACAGGATTTTGCGCGCTCGCTCGGACATTCCGTTGCCGGCCTGCATGAACTGAAAAAAGTGTTCGAGGACACAGACTTTTATTTGAAGCACACGCAGAAGGACAGCATAGACTTTTCGCCGCTGTTTTTGGAGTTCGCGCGCACGGTTGGAGTGCTGGAGCGCAACCTCGAACTTGAAAGCAGGAAAAGCGAAATGCAAACCATTGTCAACGAGCTGGAAAAAAGCGGGGTGCCGGAACTTTACTCGTCAATGCAGGAAAAGGTTTTGACCATTCTCCTCAGGTGCCGCTATTTTGCGGAAAGGGTTTCAGTTGCGGCAAAAAAGGACGAACTGCCTGCGTTTCCCGGAAGGCAGACTTCCCAGCACCTGCTGGATTTGCTCAAAGCCAAGGAAACCGAATTGCAGGAAGTGAAGGAAAAGTTCGAAAGCATGCGCAAGAAAAGCTTTTTTGGAATGGTGCAGGAGGAAACTTCCGCGGACCTTGAAGCCGAAATCGCCGCGGTTGGAAGAAGGCTCGGCGTGCAGGCAAAAGAGCTTGAAACAGGCTTCAGGGAATTCAGGAAAAAGGTCGAGGCAATGCAGTTCGAGTTCACGGAGCTTGAAAGGAAGGCAAGCGTTTTGGATGAATCGACCGACGACTTCCTGGTGAAGCAATCCGACCTCATGACGCTACTGAAGAAGGAACGCGATTACGCGAAAAAAGTGATTGTCGACATTGAACATGAAACCATGAAGCTGCGCTCGCAGTATTCAAGCGAACTCATCCATTTGCAGGAAAGCAAGCTTGCCGCGAAACGCGAGGCGGAGGAAAAATTGTCGCACACCATAAATTCCCTGATCGAGGAAGTCAAGGAAAAAGACGAACTGCTGAGGCATTTCAGGGGCATTGTGTCTGA
The sequence above is drawn from the Candidatus Diapherotrites archaeon genome and encodes:
- a CDS encoding HD domain-containing protein; the encoded protein is MPDYKKIADYFFEAGALKYKKRSGWWVAGIDNPESIAEHSHRTALIAFVLAKLEGADADKAAAMSVFHDMPEARVTDLHKVAQHYIDSTEAEDLAARHQSEQLPEDIGTGLLALFREFNAQKTAEAIIAKDADLLEVALQGKEYFDNGYKKCVEWFERAGKELKTDSAKKIFKEAMKSDGVWWKGLKAKIR
- the gatC gene encoding Asp-tRNA(Asn)/Glu-tRNA(Gln) amidotransferase subunit GatC; protein product: MPKPKVDNALLLKVAKNARLNLTAAEAKKFLPQLQEIVEAFSKLDTLDVSKEQPSFQPLPLKNVFREDKVEESLSQEDALSNARHKKDGYFRGPKVV
- the aspS gene encoding aspartate--tRNA ligase translates to MKRTHTCGGLDEKSVGKKVVLNGWIATRRDHGSLTFVDVRDRYGTTQVVFNPEVNKKAHEVAAKLKDEFVVSVQGTVAERPNGTENPKIPTGRIEIVADTVEILNESEALPFPIESRIPVNEDMRLKYRYLDLRKPEMQKNLIMRHRVVKTVRDYFDALGFIEIETPVLAKSTPEGARDYLVPSRVHAGKFFALPQSPQLFKQLSMVAGFDRYFQVAKCFRDEDLRADRQPEFTQIDLEMSFPEREEFFSIMEGMVKAVWKTSLGIGVKTPFPRMTFDEAMSRFGSDKPDTRFGLELADISEEAGKGNFEVFKSILRNGGKVKGINASGCANFSKSQLKTLEETAKVFKAKGLVTAKVTREGLDSQVSKFFDKKILDAIAQKLQAKEGDLLLIVAGPEKIVSDSLSALRLHLRDELKLVKPDDFKFVWITDFPMFEWSEEEQRWNAMHHPFTSPRKEDIALLDRSPEKAKAMAYDLAVNGVELGGGSFRIYSQELQSKIFDILKISREDAQKKFGFLLEAFKYGAPPHGGIAFGLDRLVAMVTGNESIREVIAFPKNKACISMMDNAPSEVSARQLKELSIKLDLEEGLPGKKDKA